The proteins below are encoded in one region of Coffea arabica cultivar ET-39 chromosome 4c, Coffea Arabica ET-39 HiFi, whole genome shotgun sequence:
- the LOC113738541 gene encoding uncharacterized protein isoform X1 has protein sequence MASTKVQRIMTQPINLIFRFLQSKARIQIWLFEQKDLRIEGRIIGFDEYMNLVLEDAEEVNIKKKTTKQLGRILLKGDNITLMMNSGK, from the exons GCACCAAAGTTCAGAGGATTATGACCCAACCTATC AACCTGATATTCAGGTTTCTTCAAAGC AAAGCTCGAATTCAGATTTGGCTCTTTGAGCAGAAGGATTTGAGGATTGAAGGCCGCATCATT GGTTTTGATGAGTACATGAATTTGGTCCTGGAAGATGCTGAGGAAGTCAACATAAAGAAGAAGACCACGAAGCAATTGG GGAGGATACTTCTGAAGGGGGACAATATCACATTGATGATGAACTC GGGTAAATGA
- the LOC113738541 gene encoding uncharacterized protein isoform X2 has protein sequence MASTKVQRIMTQPINLIFRFLQSKARIQIWLFEQKDLRIEGRIIGFDEYMNLVLEDAEEVNIKKKTTKQLGRILLKGDNITLMMNSYG, from the exons GCACCAAAGTTCAGAGGATTATGACCCAACCTATC AACCTGATATTCAGGTTTCTTCAAAGC AAAGCTCGAATTCAGATTTGGCTCTTTGAGCAGAAGGATTTGAGGATTGAAGGCCGCATCATT GGTTTTGATGAGTACATGAATTTGGTCCTGGAAGATGCTGAGGAAGTCAACATAAAGAAGAAGACCACGAAGCAATTGG GGAGGATACTTCTGAAGGGGGACAATATCACATTGATGATGAACTCGTATGGctaa
- the LOC113738541 gene encoding uncharacterized protein isoform X3 produces the protein MASTKVQRIMTQPIKARIQIWLFEQKDLRIEGRIIGFDEYMNLVLEDAEEVNIKKKTTKQLGRILLKGDNITLMMNSGK, from the exons GCACCAAAGTTCAGAGGATTATGACCCAACCTATC AAAGCTCGAATTCAGATTTGGCTCTTTGAGCAGAAGGATTTGAGGATTGAAGGCCGCATCATT GGTTTTGATGAGTACATGAATTTGGTCCTGGAAGATGCTGAGGAAGTCAACATAAAGAAGAAGACCACGAAGCAATTGG GGAGGATACTTCTGAAGGGGGACAATATCACATTGATGATGAACTC GGGTAAATGA